The Pseudarthrobacter sp. NS4 genome includes a window with the following:
- a CDS encoding glycoside hydrolase family 78 protein: MPLAPWQAAMITPDEDFDGAPRLRKELRLEEGHGGVVKATLRATAYGVYEAFINGAPVGDDVLSPGWSSYEWRLRYRSYDVTALIEPSTVIGVELGNGWYRGRLAWHGMSNLYGKKLGFFGQLDIEFQDGHVQSVASDSSWQSGPSSTIANDLYDGQTIDARRNQPGWAQPNFDAGASAGSEWAGVHTLEFDAGRLAEPVGPPVVRTDVLKPVRIFTSPSGTALVDFGQNLVGWLRFTVQGEAGAVITLRHAEVLEDGELGVRPLRSAKATDTFILSGGEDFFEPSKTFHGFRYAEISGWPGPLTEDSLEAVVVHSDLERTGTFECSNELVNQLHRNIVWGLRGNFLDLPTDCPQRDERLGWTGDIAVFAPTAAFLYDVKGFLQDWLLDLAAEQKAADGLVPITVPDALKYCPQPPEFPEPESSALWSEASVWVPWALWEAYGDDTVLKNQYESMTSHTRRVEGLLSPAGLWDTGFQFGDWLDPDADPDKPWDAKADTGVVATTCMFRTASITAQTARLLGQENDAEYFEQLAARVQASFLEHYVAVDGTIRSDCTTVYALAIAFGILPSPEHVTFAGERLAELVRNNNYRVSTGFAGTPFITGALTDTGHSGEAYRLLLEQDCPSWLYPVTMGATTVWERWDSMLPDGTINPGEMTSFNHYALGAVADWLHRSVGGISPLAPGYSNVRIAPVPGEGIDWAKTELKTPHGTVRVEWKLDAGALHLEATVPKGVEADVVLPDGERRSVGGGTHFFTSPAGLAVSTGV; encoded by the coding sequence ATGCCACTGGCACCCTGGCAAGCAGCCATGATCACCCCCGATGAAGACTTCGACGGCGCCCCGCGGCTCCGAAAGGAGCTCCGGCTTGAGGAGGGCCACGGCGGCGTGGTGAAGGCGACCCTGCGTGCAACGGCCTATGGTGTCTACGAGGCCTTCATCAACGGCGCGCCGGTGGGCGATGACGTCCTCAGCCCTGGTTGGAGCTCCTATGAGTGGCGGCTCCGCTACCGCAGTTACGACGTCACTGCCCTCATTGAACCGTCCACCGTGATCGGCGTGGAGCTGGGCAATGGCTGGTACCGCGGACGCTTGGCGTGGCACGGCATGTCCAACCTCTACGGGAAGAAGTTGGGATTCTTCGGCCAACTGGACATCGAGTTCCAGGACGGACATGTCCAGTCTGTCGCTTCGGATTCCTCCTGGCAGTCCGGCCCCTCCTCCACCATCGCCAACGACCTTTACGACGGGCAGACCATCGACGCCCGCCGGAACCAGCCCGGCTGGGCACAGCCTAACTTCGACGCCGGCGCGTCTGCTGGCAGCGAGTGGGCAGGAGTGCACACGCTGGAGTTCGACGCCGGCCGTCTGGCTGAGCCGGTGGGCCCGCCGGTGGTGCGCACGGACGTGCTCAAGCCCGTGCGAATTTTCACCTCGCCAAGCGGCACGGCGCTGGTGGACTTCGGCCAGAACCTGGTGGGCTGGCTGCGCTTCACGGTCCAGGGCGAGGCAGGGGCCGTGATCACCCTGCGGCATGCCGAGGTACTCGAAGACGGCGAGCTGGGCGTCCGGCCGCTGCGGTCCGCCAAGGCCACGGACACCTTTATCCTGTCGGGTGGCGAGGACTTCTTCGAACCGAGCAAGACGTTCCACGGCTTCCGCTACGCCGAAATCTCCGGCTGGCCCGGCCCGCTCACCGAGGATTCGCTGGAGGCGGTGGTGGTCCATTCGGACCTGGAGCGAACCGGCACCTTCGAATGCTCGAACGAGCTGGTGAACCAGTTGCACCGCAACATCGTCTGGGGCCTTCGGGGCAACTTCCTGGACCTGCCGACCGACTGCCCGCAGCGCGATGAAAGGCTGGGCTGGACCGGCGACATCGCGGTCTTTGCGCCCACCGCGGCGTTCCTTTACGACGTCAAGGGCTTCCTGCAGGACTGGCTACTGGACCTTGCTGCTGAGCAGAAAGCGGCCGACGGGCTGGTGCCCATCACCGTCCCTGACGCCCTGAAGTACTGCCCGCAGCCGCCTGAGTTCCCGGAGCCGGAGTCGTCAGCGCTGTGGAGCGAAGCCTCCGTCTGGGTGCCGTGGGCGCTGTGGGAGGCCTACGGCGATGACACGGTGCTGAAGAACCAGTACGAATCCATGACTTCGCACACCCGCCGGGTGGAAGGCCTGCTCTCACCCGCCGGACTGTGGGACACGGGCTTCCAGTTCGGTGACTGGCTGGACCCGGACGCCGATCCGGACAAGCCCTGGGACGCAAAGGCGGACACCGGCGTTGTGGCCACCACCTGCATGTTCCGCACCGCCTCCATCACCGCCCAAACGGCGCGCCTGCTGGGACAGGAAAACGACGCAGAGTACTTCGAGCAACTGGCGGCACGGGTCCAGGCCTCGTTCCTGGAGCACTATGTCGCCGTTGACGGCACCATCCGCAGCGACTGCACCACCGTGTACGCGCTCGCGATCGCCTTCGGCATCCTCCCCAGCCCCGAGCACGTCACCTTCGCCGGGGAACGTCTCGCGGAGCTGGTCCGGAACAACAACTACCGCGTGTCCACGGGCTTCGCGGGCACCCCGTTCATCACCGGCGCCCTTACGGATACCGGCCACAGCGGGGAGGCCTACCGCCTGCTCCTCGAACAAGACTGCCCGTCCTGGCTCTACCCCGTGACCATGGGCGCCACCACCGTGTGGGAGCGCTGGGACTCGATGCTCCCGGACGGCACCATCAACCCGGGGGAGATGACCAGCTTCAACCACTACGCCCTGGGCGCCGTGGCAGACTGGCTGCACAGGAGTGTCGGCGGCATCAGTCCGCTGGCGCCGGGTTACAGCAATGTCCGGATCGCACCTGTCCCGGGTGAGGGCATTGATTGGGCCAAAACCGAGCTGAAGACTCCGCACGGAACTGTTCGGGTGGAATGGAAGCTCGACGCCGGTGCCCTCCACCTCGAGGCGACGGTACCTAAGGGGGTGGAGGCCGACGTCGTACTTCCGGACGGTGAACGCCGGAGCGTTGGAGGCGGCACTCACTTTTTCACCTCGCCCGCCGGGCTCGCTGTTTCGACAGGGGTGTAG
- a CDS encoding IclR family transcriptional regulator, which translates to MTVPSETETPPTRGKRPKQGEPVIDRALSLLAVFSDRRRALTLSELARYADMPAPTALRLIARLVAWGALERLDDGRYVVGVRLWEVASLSPRGHGVREIALPYLEDLFEVTRHHVLLAVRDNEEAVLIERLSAKDATEVAYRVGGRAPLRSTAVGLVLLAGADQQFQETILAKAPENEPGVVNMPEGQVRRTLSDVRRTGIAMIRRTAPSRTVSVASPIFDAQGTVAAALSIVVPDGSTPPNVLAPAVRAAARAVSRSLGHQAAVSPDVRTHSQG; encoded by the coding sequence ATGACCGTCCCTTCCGAAACGGAAACTCCTCCCACACGCGGCAAGCGCCCCAAGCAGGGCGAGCCGGTCATCGACCGGGCCTTGAGCCTGCTGGCGGTTTTCTCGGACCGGCGCAGGGCGCTGACGCTTTCCGAACTGGCGCGCTACGCGGACATGCCCGCCCCCACCGCATTGCGGCTGATCGCCCGGCTCGTCGCCTGGGGCGCCTTGGAAAGGCTCGACGACGGGCGGTACGTCGTGGGGGTCAGGTTGTGGGAAGTCGCCTCACTCTCCCCGCGGGGGCACGGCGTGCGCGAGATCGCGCTGCCATATCTGGAGGATCTGTTCGAAGTCACCCGCCACCACGTCCTGTTGGCCGTGCGGGACAACGAGGAAGCGGTGCTGATCGAGCGGCTGTCCGCCAAGGACGCCACCGAGGTGGCGTACCGGGTGGGCGGCCGGGCACCCCTGCGGTCCACCGCCGTCGGGCTGGTACTGCTGGCGGGCGCCGACCAGCAGTTCCAGGAAACCATCCTGGCAAAAGCTCCGGAGAATGAACCCGGGGTGGTCAACATGCCCGAGGGCCAGGTCCGGAGGACCCTTTCGGACGTGCGGCGTACCGGCATCGCCATGATCCGCCGCACCGCGCCATCCCGGACCGTGTCCGTCGCCTCGCCCATTTTCGATGCGCAGGGAACGGTGGCAGCCGCCTTGTCGATCGTGGTTCCGGACGGTTCCACTCCCCCCAATGTCCTGGCCCCCGCGGTCCGGGCCGCCGCCAGGGCCGTGTCCCGCAGCCTGGGCCACCAGGCCGCGGTCAGCCCGGACGTACGCACCCACTCCCAGGGCTGA
- a CDS encoding alpha-L-rhamnosidase has product MAYQITATNGWDTGRVPSASVQPVPYSGPALQSRSRFEWRVRTWNILADGTEGASAWSEPMAVELGLLHASDWAGQWIGPEEGETPPPGHRPGYALSKTFSLEGAPDLVRTYATAHGIYELFFNGRRVGNQELTPGSTSYHTTLQVQAYDVTSLLRAGTNTFTAVLTDGWYRGTFGYTRDADMYGTQTAFLAQLELESAAGRTVIGTDASWLVSPTEIVAADLMAGQRMDFRLPGGPADGGAPNPRPAVVREGPYDSLAGPMARPTRVVQELAPVSIYGLPDGNQVVDFGQNIHGWVRLSRLGAPGETVTVAYGEALGADGDVTRDHLRPHDFRTPGAFLDAGQVDSVISSGAPGEAFEPRHTTHGFRYISVQGLHADLQPEDITACLVQTDLEVIGSFTCSDDRLNRLHHIVEWSFRDNSCEVPTDCPQREKAGWTGDWQLFVPTAAYLFDVTGFSRKWLRDVRSDQWDNGVIANLSPSPGPAATSADFMAFTNGSAGWGDAIVMVPWELYLATGDREILAENWDAMNRWLGFVRSSAESQRHPSRVMAGQDAAAHEKYLWDTGFHWGEWMEPDGPPPNLLAAREADHGIVATAFYRNTAALMARIARVLGLRAEARDLAGLSANIRQAWETEYLDSAGRVTQPSQANCVRALAFDLVSPGQRSSVTAQLVCLIRGADTHLATGFLATPYLLPVLADNGELDLAYELLMQDTEPSWLVMVDRGATTMWELWNGVDGDGNPHQSLNHYSKGAVVSFLHRYTAGLRQAPGAAGYERIVIEPRPGAGLTSASTSHYGPQGLIEVQWTTDDGVLTLSAAVPPGTSAEVRLPGQPALVVGPGPHTFVADIGGARKAALVRSTL; this is encoded by the coding sequence GTGGCGTATCAGATCACTGCCACCAACGGGTGGGACACCGGGCGCGTCCCCTCCGCCTCCGTCCAGCCGGTGCCGTACTCAGGTCCTGCCCTGCAGTCGCGGAGCCGCTTCGAATGGCGGGTCCGCACCTGGAACATCCTCGCAGACGGCACCGAAGGCGCAAGCGCCTGGTCGGAGCCGATGGCCGTGGAGCTTGGACTCCTGCACGCCTCTGACTGGGCCGGCCAGTGGATCGGCCCGGAGGAGGGAGAAACTCCTCCGCCCGGACACCGCCCCGGCTACGCCCTTTCCAAGACCTTCTCCCTCGAAGGGGCCCCGGACCTGGTCCGCACCTATGCCACCGCCCACGGCATCTACGAGCTGTTCTTCAACGGCCGGCGCGTCGGAAACCAGGAGCTCACGCCGGGATCCACCAGCTACCACACCACCCTTCAGGTCCAGGCGTATGACGTCACGTCCCTGCTGCGCGCCGGCACCAACACCTTCACGGCGGTCCTCACCGACGGCTGGTACCGGGGAACATTCGGATACACGCGCGACGCCGACATGTACGGGACGCAGACCGCATTCCTCGCCCAGCTCGAGCTGGAGTCCGCGGCTGGCCGGACGGTAATAGGGACCGACGCGTCCTGGCTTGTTTCACCCACCGAGATTGTGGCGGCAGACCTTATGGCCGGACAGCGGATGGACTTCCGGTTGCCGGGTGGTCCCGCCGATGGCGGCGCGCCCAACCCGCGGCCCGCCGTCGTCCGCGAAGGCCCGTATGACAGCCTGGCGGGGCCAATGGCACGGCCCACCCGTGTGGTCCAGGAGCTTGCCCCGGTGTCCATCTACGGCCTGCCCGACGGCAACCAGGTGGTGGATTTTGGCCAGAACATCCACGGCTGGGTACGGCTCAGCAGGCTGGGAGCGCCGGGTGAAACAGTGACAGTGGCGTATGGCGAGGCGCTGGGCGCAGACGGCGACGTCACCCGCGATCACCTGCGCCCGCACGACTTCCGGACGCCGGGCGCATTCCTTGACGCAGGGCAGGTGGACTCCGTCATTTCCTCGGGTGCCCCCGGGGAAGCGTTTGAGCCCCGGCACACCACACACGGCTTCCGCTATATCTCGGTACAAGGCCTCCACGCGGACCTGCAGCCGGAAGACATCACCGCCTGCCTGGTGCAGACCGACCTGGAAGTCATCGGTTCCTTCACCTGCAGCGATGACCGGCTGAACCGGCTCCACCACATCGTGGAGTGGAGCTTCCGGGATAACTCCTGTGAGGTCCCCACCGACTGCCCGCAGCGCGAGAAGGCAGGCTGGACCGGGGACTGGCAGCTGTTCGTCCCCACCGCGGCCTATCTCTTCGACGTCACAGGGTTCTCGCGCAAATGGCTGCGCGATGTCCGCTCGGACCAGTGGGACAACGGGGTGATTGCCAACCTTTCGCCGTCGCCCGGCCCCGCCGCCACATCCGCCGACTTTATGGCCTTCACCAATGGTTCCGCTGGATGGGGCGACGCCATCGTGATGGTGCCCTGGGAGCTGTACCTGGCCACGGGTGACAGGGAAATCCTGGCGGAGAACTGGGACGCCATGAACCGCTGGCTCGGCTTTGTCCGCTCCAGCGCCGAATCCCAACGGCATCCTTCCCGCGTCATGGCCGGCCAGGACGCGGCCGCGCACGAGAAGTACCTGTGGGACACCGGGTTCCACTGGGGCGAATGGATGGAACCGGACGGACCTCCGCCCAATCTGTTGGCCGCCCGCGAGGCCGACCACGGAATTGTTGCCACCGCCTTCTACCGGAACACGGCGGCGCTGATGGCACGTATCGCCCGCGTCCTGGGCCTCCGTGCGGAGGCCAGGGACCTGGCCGGACTTTCGGCCAACATCCGGCAGGCATGGGAAACCGAATACCTCGATTCCGCCGGACGGGTTACCCAGCCCAGCCAGGCTAACTGCGTGCGTGCACTCGCTTTCGACCTGGTCAGTCCCGGGCAACGTTCCTCCGTCACTGCACAGCTGGTGTGTCTGATACGTGGGGCGGACACCCATCTGGCCACCGGATTCCTGGCCACTCCCTACCTGCTGCCCGTCCTTGCAGACAACGGCGAACTGGATCTGGCGTACGAGCTTCTGATGCAGGATACGGAACCGTCATGGCTGGTGATGGTGGACCGCGGGGCCACCACCATGTGGGAGCTATGGAACGGAGTGGACGGCGACGGCAATCCGCACCAGTCGCTCAACCATTACAGCAAGGGCGCCGTGGTGTCCTTCCTGCACCGCTACACCGCCGGGCTCCGGCAGGCGCCGGGCGCCGCCGGGTACGAACGGATCGTCATCGAGCCGCGCCCCGGAGCAGGATTGACGTCAGCCAGCACCTCCCACTACGGCCCGCAAGGCCTGATTGAGGTGCAGTGGACAACGGACGACGGCGTGCTGACGCTTAGCGCCGCCGTCCCGCCCGGCACCAGCGCGGAGGTGAGGCTGCCCGGGCAGCCGGCCCTCGTCGTCGGCCCCGGTCCCCATACCTTTGTTGCCGACATCGGCGGCGCCCGGAAAGCTGCGCTTGTGAGGAGCACACTATGA
- a CDS encoding nucleoside hydrolase, with product MTLIPHASEELLVVDNDFGGDPDGLVALAHILLRCGPELTVLVTTSPLDPGLAAAAGADPGKTASRGRELAGTLLKLMGRQDIRVVTGAEAAGVTAGQSSAAAHAIAGESTGFERTTILCGGPLTNIAAALRLDSSLADRATLVWVGGTLAEAGRGEYNSGTDLKAAMEVLASGIPLVRVPCEEYARMTVAVDAVKNDLAAASPVGSWLAERLLDVPPFVQLGASLTLGDSVLVPFAPGLDTLTRQVAPGTVVHNQVDSDGLWDNLVHQLVAQGSGRAV from the coding sequence TTGACACTAATCCCTCACGCATCCGAAGAACTGCTCGTTGTGGATAACGACTTTGGTGGCGACCCTGACGGGCTCGTTGCCCTGGCACATATCCTTCTGCGTTGCGGCCCGGAATTGACCGTCCTGGTGACCACGTCGCCGCTGGATCCGGGACTGGCCGCAGCAGCGGGCGCGGACCCCGGAAAAACAGCTTCCCGCGGGCGTGAACTGGCTGGGACCCTCCTCAAGCTGATGGGGCGCCAGGACATCCGCGTGGTCACGGGCGCGGAGGCCGCCGGGGTCACCGCGGGGCAGAGCAGCGCTGCAGCACACGCCATTGCCGGGGAGTCCACTGGCTTTGAACGGACCACGATTCTCTGCGGGGGACCACTGACAAACATCGCGGCTGCGCTTCGGCTGGACTCATCGCTTGCGGACAGGGCAACCCTGGTGTGGGTGGGCGGCACGCTGGCGGAGGCGGGGCGCGGCGAATACAACTCCGGCACCGACCTCAAAGCTGCCATGGAGGTCCTGGCCTCGGGGATCCCTCTTGTCCGGGTCCCCTGCGAGGAATACGCACGAATGACCGTTGCTGTCGATGCAGTCAAGAATGACCTCGCTGCCGCATCCCCGGTTGGCTCCTGGCTGGCGGAGCGCCTGCTCGACGTTCCGCCCTTCGTGCAGCTGGGCGCTTCGCTGACTCTCGGTGACAGCGTCCTGGTGCCTTTTGCGCCAGGCCTCGACACGCTGACCAGGCAGGTTGCACCAGGAACGGTAGTCCACAACCAAGTCGATAGTGACGGGTTGTGGGACAACCTGGTCCACCAGCTCGTGGCGCAGGGTAGCGGGCGCGCTGTGTGA
- a CDS encoding alpha/beta hydrolase, with protein MTSRQTERSTPVSGNGPAPDAGFAEYLASPEGPLSLHADAVRSPGPDVPIRTVSADGRHGPVRIRIYGEAGSTGSPGLVWLHGGGFVSGGLDILESDYLARVLADGGTPVLSVDYRLARDGVSFPVPHDDALTGWFWARQNAGALGLDPELLCLGGAGAGGNLAVGAALYLIDAGKPLPAKLLLAYPFLHAELPPPAKGLDEEVMAGLPRHLRFTLEDCVRIAENYVGGPVSMASSYAMPGYADPTGLPPTALIACEYDDARGSTELFASSLERAGVPVTYFLADGGVHGHLNHTAGLPEGRPALDFLARELASVRVR; from the coding sequence GTGACGTCCCGGCAAACGGAACGCTCCACTCCCGTGTCCGGGAACGGGCCGGCGCCTGACGCGGGCTTCGCCGAATACCTGGCTTCGCCGGAAGGCCCGCTGTCCCTCCATGCCGACGCCGTCCGCTCCCCGGGCCCGGATGTTCCCATCCGCACCGTCTCCGCTGACGGCCGGCACGGTCCCGTCAGGATCCGGATCTACGGCGAGGCGGGTTCAACTGGCAGCCCGGGGCTGGTCTGGCTCCATGGCGGCGGATTCGTCAGCGGGGGCCTGGACATCCTCGAATCCGACTACCTGGCCCGGGTGCTGGCCGACGGCGGGACTCCGGTGCTTTCCGTCGATTACCGGCTGGCCCGTGACGGTGTCTCTTTTCCCGTACCGCATGATGACGCCCTCACGGGATGGTTCTGGGCCCGGCAGAATGCCGGGGCGCTTGGCCTGGATCCGGAGCTTCTTTGCCTCGGCGGGGCAGGTGCCGGCGGCAACCTTGCGGTGGGTGCTGCCCTGTACCTGATCGACGCAGGAAAACCGCTCCCGGCCAAGCTCCTGCTGGCCTACCCGTTCCTGCACGCCGAACTTCCGCCGCCGGCCAAGGGCCTGGATGAGGAAGTGATGGCGGGGCTGCCGCGGCATTTGCGGTTCACCCTGGAGGACTGCGTGCGGATTGCCGAGAACTACGTGGGCGGACCGGTGAGCATGGCCTCGTCCTACGCGATGCCCGGCTACGCCGACCCCACCGGCCTTCCGCCCACAGCGCTGATCGCCTGCGAGTACGACGACGCCCGCGGCTCAACCGAGCTTTTTGCCTCTTCTTTGGAGCGTGCCGGCGTGCCGGTGACGTACTTCCTCGCCGACGGCGGGGTGCACGGGCACCTGAACCATACGGCCGGCCTTCCGGAAGGGCGGCCCGCGCTGGACTTCCTGGCCCGTGAGTTGGCCTCGGTCCGCGTGCGGTGA
- a CDS encoding alpha/beta hydrolase, translating to MTVDEATEVLDPSRADTARPGGVDVPPFPVFDAPGKPDHVSDISAVHRELTYARAIGFRPLKMDIWLPRKASGPVPLVLWVHGGAFQLGDRRELPPTFAPDSVFRLLNEAGIACATADYRHSLEAPFPAQLHDLKAAVRYLREFAEPLGVDPGRFGAWGESAGGHLVAMLGLTGDRGDLDGGLGAQGHPSAISAVVDFYGVSSLVDIPPMDTPDGLFPPALTAAVPAGMSMQPNHMLVGGSNDPSLLAAASPVSYVSAGAPPFLLVHGDRDGLAPHAQTDLLAAALAAAGVEHEVVTIKGGDHCFFGAEDQLDAILAGAVSYFSRKLGQP from the coding sequence ATGACAGTGGATGAAGCAACCGAAGTACTCGACCCCTCCCGCGCCGATACTGCCCGGCCAGGCGGCGTGGACGTTCCGCCGTTCCCCGTCTTCGACGCCCCGGGGAAACCGGACCACGTCTCGGACATCTCGGCGGTACACCGCGAGCTGACCTATGCCCGGGCCATCGGGTTCCGGCCGCTGAAGATGGACATCTGGCTGCCCCGCAAGGCGTCAGGCCCGGTTCCGCTGGTGCTCTGGGTCCACGGCGGTGCGTTCCAGTTGGGGGACCGGCGTGAACTGCCGCCCACCTTCGCCCCGGATTCGGTGTTCCGCCTGCTCAACGAGGCCGGCATCGCGTGTGCCACTGCCGACTACCGGCATTCGCTCGAGGCACCCTTCCCGGCCCAGCTGCATGACCTCAAGGCCGCGGTCCGCTACCTCCGGGAATTCGCGGAACCCCTTGGTGTGGACCCCGGCCGTTTCGGGGCGTGGGGTGAGTCCGCCGGCGGCCATCTTGTAGCGATGCTGGGACTGACGGGGGACCGCGGGGACCTGGACGGGGGACTCGGCGCGCAGGGGCACCCAAGTGCCATCAGCGCCGTCGTTGATTTCTATGGTGTCTCCTCACTCGTCGATATTCCGCCCATGGACACGCCGGACGGACTGTTCCCGCCGGCGTTGACGGCGGCAGTTCCGGCAGGGATGTCGATGCAGCCCAATCACATGCTGGTGGGCGGCTCGAATGACCCGTCCCTGCTCGCCGCCGCCAGCCCGGTCAGCTATGTCAGCGCCGGGGCGCCGCCGTTCCTGCTGGTCCATGGCGACCGTGACGGACTGGCGCCGCATGCCCAGACCGATCTCTTGGCTGCGGCGCTCGCTGCTGCCGGGGTGGAGCATGAAGTGGTGACCATCAAAGGCGGCGACCACTGCTTCTTTGGAGCGGAGGACCAGCTGGACGCCATCCTTGCCGGTGCCGTTTCCTACTTCTCCCGGAAGCTGGGGCAGCCGTGA
- a CDS encoding MFS transporter — protein MDIRHQIDASRMSSYQWLIIAVTTFLNALDGYDVLAMAFTATSVTKEFGLSGAQLGWLLSSGLIGMAVGSLVLGPFADRYGRRRILIVALAINALGLFLSTTANSAFELGLWRVVTGLGVGGILASATVITSEYASVRRRGMAISIFTAGYGVGATLGGMGATQLIPAFGWRSVFLTGGLLTLVAIALVVALMPESVDYLRARRPHNAVGQLQRIARRLRLEGDVELGPAPVSTGKQQGSVATLLSPRYRTASILLWISFFVIMFGFYFANSWTPRLLVESGMTEQQGIIGGLMLTMGGTFGSLLYGALTTRWDARLTLMAFTVLSAVTLVLFITTTSLPLLAFSSGVIVGMLVNGCIAGLYTVAPMTYEPGIRTTGVGWGIGVGRAGAILAPIAVGALLDSGWNPTQLYIGVALVVLLAAVALLRLRPYKEIGSPASHDSASTATTG, from the coding sequence ATGGACATCAGACACCAAATCGACGCATCCAGGATGTCGTCGTACCAGTGGCTCATCATCGCGGTGACCACCTTCCTCAACGCCCTTGACGGCTACGACGTGCTGGCTATGGCCTTCACGGCGACGTCGGTGACCAAGGAGTTCGGGCTCTCCGGCGCCCAGCTCGGCTGGCTGCTCAGCTCGGGGCTCATCGGCATGGCCGTTGGGTCGCTCGTCCTCGGACCCTTCGCGGACCGCTACGGCCGGCGCAGGATCCTCATCGTGGCGCTGGCGATCAACGCCCTCGGACTGTTCCTGTCCACCACGGCAAACTCAGCGTTCGAGCTCGGCCTGTGGCGGGTGGTCACCGGCCTGGGTGTGGGCGGCATCCTCGCCTCCGCGACCGTGATCACGAGCGAGTACGCCAGTGTGCGGCGCCGCGGCATGGCCATCAGCATCTTCACCGCCGGCTACGGCGTGGGCGCCACTCTCGGCGGCATGGGTGCGACCCAGCTCATCCCCGCCTTCGGGTGGCGCTCCGTGTTCCTCACCGGCGGCCTGCTGACCCTCGTAGCGATCGCCCTCGTCGTCGCGCTCATGCCCGAGTCAGTGGACTACCTCCGCGCCCGGCGGCCACATAACGCCGTCGGGCAGCTCCAGCGCATCGCCCGGCGCCTGCGCCTCGAGGGCGACGTCGAGCTCGGGCCCGCCCCCGTCAGCACGGGCAAGCAGCAGGGCAGTGTGGCCACGCTCCTGAGTCCCCGGTACCGCACGGCCAGCATCCTGCTGTGGATCTCCTTTTTCGTAATCATGTTCGGCTTCTACTTCGCCAACTCCTGGACGCCCCGCCTGCTCGTTGAATCGGGGATGACCGAGCAGCAGGGCATCATCGGCGGGCTTATGCTCACCATGGGCGGCACCTTTGGCTCGCTGCTTTACGGCGCACTCACCACGCGGTGGGATGCGCGGCTGACCCTGATGGCCTTCACCGTGCTCTCCGCGGTGACGCTCGTCCTGTTCATCACCACCACCTCCCTGCCGCTCCTGGCGTTCTCCTCCGGCGTGATCGTCGGGATGCTCGTCAACGGCTGCATCGCCGGTCTCTACACGGTGGCTCCCATGACCTACGAGCCCGGTATCCGCACTACGGGTGTGGGCTGGGGTATCGGCGTTGGACGGGCCGGTGCCATCCTCGCTCCCATCGCAGTCGGCGCCCTGCTCGACAGCGGATGGAATCCCACGCAGCTCTACATCGGCGTGGCCCTGGTGGTCCTCCTCGCGGCCGTGGCCCTGCTCCGGCTGCGCCCCTACAAAGAGATTGGGTCCCCTGCAAGCCATGACTCTGCGTCTACGGCCACCACTGGATGA